One window of Cohnella hashimotonis genomic DNA carries:
- a CDS encoding DUF5695 domain-containing protein, with product MKTTTKRLISLATSSALFFGALPLGMSAVPSAAAAANGISNASLSAKIGDLGQIEELYIQNNPTNKGGKPINFVLPNNTSPQNDVQHQWMGEMIFSYRTGDSGQFPNDRSGFVEVDTNKTLAAGGSTKYTTINPANPYFTKQASADGKKVEVNYIGQNLDSTVARAMKGFDVKSVFDMDTDDGSLLWEITVKNKSGKYMEFGDIGLPMPWNNKYLSVSDTYDNRVTVHNFAGADSGYSYAIRTSGEGNFMMFAPVPESGARIEYVDYWLGDAGELRNGSQYSNWVGDSGGWFPGLNVLYIHSKDIQKTGRGYFKDATSLVLAPDQQKTYKFKFSAVRAGDNSPQANAQSPNNASTSMEEREVNLRSNLYKSGMIDAVALPGFQAAINMPVMLDLHYDDRLIDVQSVDIQSVQENDPFDAAHIPDIKSGQTRSAMVNNSRAGRGLPDGNPGYSESVQFVETKIVNGEQHHLYSLKFGNLGNNSVRVNYKLKSGNEQLDKFTQFEFNILAELDQTSQAHAEFMVEKTQDKDPTSPTFGNYRDWYLTTGVDTTTSHWGDDWSHDNINFMTMKNVLDPDPDEIRSIENYLIDYMWESYMKNTQKTFTVANYLKDSGVYTNSASPYVRTFSEIMESTGYFNMYRIQKAYPDLVDYRETPQYYLEKAYGIYYNRVSSGATGFYGEQQIPDMIEALKEEGMTTEYENLKKKFAQTKGRNVTNAAYPYGSEFEYDNTGEEGAYAAAKALRTYYPEDARADAALKSMGLADLKTRAMRGIQPTWYYYSVPVFRAGEGWWNFQYTASLAGSIMDDWLRYENDGRTGEQAAVAQQRNYAAKISNFNAVNMGQISNLSVGGISWRYNAQKGGTGTKNVNDGGTRVMNNGWQDFSGESEEGLYGSLLRISSDIVTDPVFGLFGYGASVSEEDGTYRIAPKDGFGKRINLIDEKIYLVSESDKIESAEIQKDGKAYRLQLSNLAKGEHASKITFDGAGVENGYYTIKLDDKDAGQFYVQNNKGTAMFQMSSALTAKLSIEKTDTGENEAPKVTAKLTTKDPQAMIPFVMEGTVTDDGAPGGTLTYQWEAVSAPEGGKLSFTNPKSTITRANGTKAGAYTVRLTANDGQKSGSNDLTFTLAAPPEKQPPVIGEVTAVQDASNDSIIVLSGKATADPVYSEVSEPVWTYGWTVKQKPEGAADVTFVNGGKTDAYARISKAGTYVFTFTAADEGKVSSKDVTINIAKDTDGAYKAVSVVTSVNAAPTLPGQVDILHEDGYRKSAIAWNQVDPASYAKPGEFVVEGHIVDSDLKVRVTVYVVKSLPQNNALIAKPSASYSGGDGYPEAMNNGYDPKSSSDFSPTKGATNSAWHNWGKEGEPAWVMYQWDEPFLASSMDVYVFRDGSGNFQPTDMKLQLRDADGKWYTPRGVTGLGNALNKYNTTAFEPAYITGARIDMKPLTVGIGILEWKVNGYTGATDKSQLAQMINFANSLKAANFIDQGLEPIAAAKAGAAAVMSNKEATDEDVAQAIEKLRTDLRLLSPRDKNMAFAASLSASFTSSWESLPAVNDGLKTAATNPHWGSWGNTSAEEWVQYDWPQGASLQSSNLMLWTDNGGIEAPTKYTYSYIPLNSQTNEWVTAGTVSTGIVALTTPVGSSNIFEFNPALAVKSLRVTMTKKARNGNGVGLWEWEVTQAAAKQDQQAPTTPAGVQPTVVNGNDGKLTGVTSAMEYRREGSQTYTAITGAEVTGLGAGTYFVRYRATDSLNASPDKEVVIPQGPALQPGASLTGPSAPVYAGQPVNLTVGVNGLTHNFNMLSVELKYDPAVIAFATSLNDGVNVLDEGAVTSSRTGLQVVETAVKPETGEILIIMGLTGSFLTGDGPLFVLQGHAKADAAATTTTIAVTKQEMVGDEGHYSLLDTAQAKADIQVVQVDKTALIAAIGTAQALHDGASEGNQQGQYPNGSKATLQAAIDVASAVAQNGAATTADVAQALVALDDAVTVFSGSMIQIDKAALNTAIAEAGQALSAAVEGSAPGQYPAGTKATLQAAINAAIVVRDRAAVTQSEVDLAVSTLTTATSTFRASVNPTTTPSVDLSALNQAIATAQAKAAKATAGNKVGQYPAAAITDLQATIVAANAVKSSGGASQSTVDAATAALNAAISTFASKIVTLVPGATSITIQDLSIIAKYYGVKKDQPGWDQVEKADLFDHHEITILELAAVARMIVGNWLQQ from the coding sequence ATGAAAACGACGACTAAAAGGCTGATATCGCTGGCTACTTCGTCCGCATTGTTTTTCGGCGCGCTGCCTTTGGGGATGAGCGCGGTGCCTTCGGCAGCGGCGGCGGCGAACGGCATTTCCAATGCCAGTCTTTCGGCCAAGATCGGCGATTTGGGGCAGATCGAAGAATTATATATCCAGAACAACCCGACAAATAAAGGCGGCAAACCTATCAATTTTGTATTGCCCAACAATACGTCGCCGCAGAACGACGTCCAGCACCAATGGATGGGCGAGATGATTTTTTCTTACCGTACCGGCGATAGCGGGCAGTTCCCCAACGATAGATCCGGCTTCGTAGAAGTGGATACGAACAAAACATTGGCGGCCGGCGGGTCGACGAAGTATACGACGATCAACCCTGCCAACCCTTACTTTACGAAGCAGGCTTCAGCGGACGGTAAAAAGGTGGAAGTCAACTATATCGGACAGAATCTTGATTCTACGGTTGCCCGGGCGATGAAAGGTTTTGACGTGAAGTCCGTCTTCGACATGGATACGGACGATGGCTCGCTGCTATGGGAAATCACGGTGAAAAACAAAAGCGGTAAATATATGGAATTCGGCGATATCGGCTTGCCGATGCCTTGGAATAACAAGTATTTATCCGTATCCGATACGTACGACAACCGCGTGACGGTACATAACTTTGCCGGTGCCGACAGCGGGTATTCCTATGCAATCCGCACGAGCGGCGAAGGGAATTTCATGATGTTTGCCCCGGTGCCGGAAAGCGGCGCGCGCATCGAATACGTGGATTACTGGCTGGGCGATGCGGGCGAGCTGCGCAACGGAAGCCAGTATTCCAACTGGGTCGGCGACAGCGGCGGCTGGTTCCCGGGGCTGAACGTGCTGTATATCCACTCCAAAGATATCCAGAAAACCGGCCGCGGATATTTTAAGGATGCGACCAGCCTGGTGTTGGCGCCGGATCAGCAAAAAACGTATAAGTTTAAATTTTCGGCGGTGCGCGCAGGCGACAACAGTCCGCAAGCCAATGCGCAAAGTCCCAACAACGCTTCAACTTCGATGGAAGAGCGCGAGGTTAACCTTCGCTCCAACCTGTACAAATCCGGCATGATCGATGCCGTTGCGCTGCCGGGCTTCCAGGCTGCGATCAATATGCCGGTCATGCTGGACCTGCATTACGACGATCGCCTCATCGACGTGCAGTCCGTAGACATTCAGTCCGTGCAAGAGAACGATCCGTTCGATGCCGCGCATATCCCGGACATCAAGTCCGGCCAGACCAGAAGCGCCATGGTCAACAATTCCCGCGCAGGCCGCGGACTTCCCGACGGGAATCCGGGGTATTCGGAATCCGTGCAGTTCGTGGAGACCAAGATCGTGAACGGCGAACAGCATCACCTCTATTCGCTCAAGTTCGGCAATCTCGGCAATAACAGCGTTCGCGTGAATTACAAGCTGAAGAGCGGCAATGAACAGTTGGATAAGTTTACCCAGTTCGAATTCAATATTCTTGCCGAGCTCGATCAAACCTCTCAAGCCCACGCCGAATTTATGGTCGAGAAAACGCAGGATAAGGACCCGACAAGTCCGACCTTCGGCAATTACCGCGACTGGTATCTGACAACCGGCGTGGACACGACGACCAGCCATTGGGGGGATGACTGGAGCCACGATAACATCAATTTTATGACGATGAAAAACGTTCTCGATCCCGATCCAGACGAGATACGCTCCATTGAGAACTACCTGATCGACTACATGTGGGAAAGTTATATGAAAAATACGCAGAAAACCTTTACGGTCGCGAACTACCTCAAAGATTCGGGCGTTTACACGAATTCGGCAAGTCCCTACGTACGGACATTTTCCGAGATTATGGAGTCCACCGGCTACTTTAACATGTATCGGATCCAGAAGGCATACCCCGACTTGGTAGATTATCGGGAGACGCCGCAATACTATCTGGAAAAGGCGTACGGCATTTACTACAACCGTGTCTCGAGCGGAGCGACGGGATTCTACGGCGAACAGCAGATTCCGGATATGATCGAGGCGTTAAAAGAAGAAGGAATGACGACCGAGTATGAGAATCTGAAAAAGAAGTTCGCCCAAACCAAAGGACGGAACGTGACCAACGCCGCTTATCCTTACGGGTCGGAATTCGAATACGACAATACCGGCGAAGAAGGGGCCTATGCCGCGGCCAAGGCGCTGCGCACCTATTACCCCGAAGACGCGCGGGCGGACGCTGCACTGAAAAGCATGGGCTTGGCCGACTTGAAAACGCGAGCGATGCGGGGCATTCAGCCGACCTGGTACTACTATTCCGTACCGGTATTCCGCGCCGGCGAGGGCTGGTGGAATTTCCAATATACCGCTTCGTTGGCGGGCTCCATTATGGATGACTGGCTGCGCTATGAAAATGACGGGAGAACCGGGGAACAGGCTGCCGTCGCGCAGCAGCGCAACTATGCGGCGAAAATTTCAAACTTTAACGCCGTCAATATGGGGCAGATCTCGAATCTGTCCGTAGGCGGCATCTCCTGGAGATACAACGCCCAGAAGGGCGGAACCGGCACCAAAAACGTAAACGACGGCGGTACGCGCGTGATGAACAACGGCTGGCAGGACTTCTCCGGCGAATCGGAGGAAGGCCTCTATGGCTCGCTGCTGCGGATCAGCTCCGATATCGTCACCGATCCGGTATTCGGTCTTTTCGGATACGGCGCTTCGGTCTCGGAAGAGGACGGCACTTATCGGATCGCGCCCAAGGACGGATTTGGCAAACGCATCAACCTGATCGACGAAAAGATCTACTTGGTCTCGGAAAGCGACAAAATCGAAAGCGCAGAAATTCAAAAAGACGGCAAGGCCTATCGTTTGCAGCTCTCGAATCTTGCAAAAGGCGAGCATGCTTCAAAGATTACGTTCGATGGCGCAGGCGTCGAGAACGGTTACTATACGATAAAGCTGGACGACAAAGACGCCGGACAGTTCTATGTACAGAACAACAAAGGCACGGCCATGTTCCAGATGAGCAGTGCGCTGACGGCTAAATTGAGCATTGAAAAGACGGATACGGGCGAAAATGAAGCCCCGAAGGTTACGGCAAAGCTGACGACGAAAGACCCGCAGGCGATGATTCCGTTCGTCATGGAAGGAACCGTGACCGATGACGGCGCTCCTGGCGGCACGTTGACCTATCAATGGGAAGCGGTCAGCGCGCCGGAAGGCGGCAAGCTGAGCTTTACCAATCCGAAGTCGACGATCACGCGGGCAAACGGAACCAAAGCAGGCGCTTATACGGTCAGGCTTACCGCCAATGACGGGCAAAAGAGCGGTTCTAACGATCTGACCTTCACGTTGGCCGCTCCGCCGGAAAAACAGCCTCCGGTCATTGGCGAAGTGACTGCGGTACAGGATGCTTCGAACGACAGCATTATCGTATTGTCAGGCAAGGCGACCGCGGATCCGGTGTACAGCGAGGTATCCGAGCCTGTATGGACGTACGGATGGACGGTGAAGCAAAAGCCGGAGGGCGCGGCGGACGTTACTTTTGTCAATGGCGGAAAAACCGATGCATACGCGCGAATAAGCAAGGCCGGCACTTATGTATTTACCTTTACGGCGGCCGATGAAGGCAAGGTGTCGAGCAAGGATGTAACGATTAATATCGCAAAAGACACCGATGGCGCCTACAAGGCCGTTAGCGTCGTGACCTCCGTTAACGCGGCTCCGACGCTTCCCGGACAGGTGGATATTTTGCACGAGGACGGCTATCGGAAAAGCGCGATCGCATGGAATCAGGTCGATCCGGCCAGCTATGCGAAACCAGGCGAATTCGTAGTCGAGGGTCATATCGTAGACAGCGATTTGAAGGTGCGCGTCACTGTCTATGTCGTAAAATCGTTGCCTCAAAACAACGCGCTGATCGCAAAGCCTTCCGCCAGCTATTCGGGCGGCGACGGGTATCCCGAAGCGATGAACAACGGCTACGATCCGAAGAGTTCGTCGGACTTCTCGCCAACGAAAGGCGCCACTAATAGTGCATGGCACAACTGGGGAAAAGAAGGCGAACCGGCATGGGTCATGTATCAGTGGGATGAACCGTTCCTTGCCTCGTCGATGGACGTCTATGTGTTCCGGGACGGCTCCGGCAATTTTCAACCGACCGATATGAAGCTTCAGCTTCGCGATGCGGACGGAAAATGGTATACGCCAAGAGGCGTAACCGGACTTGGAAACGCATTAAATAAGTACAATACGACCGCCTTCGAACCGGCTTATATTACGGGCGCTCGCATAGACATGAAGCCTCTTACCGTCGGGATCGGCATTTTGGAGTGGAAGGTGAACGGCTATACGGGCGCGACGGATAAGTCGCAGCTCGCGCAGATGATTAACTTTGCGAATTCCTTAAAAGCCGCGAACTTCATCGATCAGGGTCTTGAGCCGATTGCCGCCGCCAAGGCCGGCGCCGCTGCCGTCATGAGCAACAAGGAAGCGACGGATGAGGACGTGGCCCAGGCCATTGAAAAGCTGCGGACGGATCTGCGGCTGCTCAGCCCGCGCGATAAAAATATGGCGTTTGCGGCCAGCCTGTCGGCCAGCTTCACGTCGTCGTGGGAGAGTCTCCCTGCGGTAAATGACGGGTTAAAAACGGCCGCAACCAACCCGCATTGGGGTTCGTGGGGCAATACAAGCGCCGAGGAATGGGTGCAATACGATTGGCCGCAAGGCGCGTCCCTCCAGAGCTCCAATCTGATGCTGTGGACGGATAACGGCGGCATCGAAGCGCCTACCAAGTACACGTATTCATACATTCCGCTGAATAGCCAAACGAATGAATGGGTGACGGCGGGGACAGTCAGCACGGGCATCGTCGCGCTTACGACGCCGGTAGGTTCCTCGAACATCTTTGAATTTAACCCGGCGCTGGCGGTTAAATCGCTGCGCGTTACGATGACCAAAAAAGCCCGGAACGGCAATGGCGTCGGCTTGTGGGAATGGGAAGTGACCCAGGCGGCGGCCAAGCAGGATCAGCAGGCGCCGACGACGCCGGCAGGGGTACAGCCGACCGTCGTCAACGGAAATGACGGAAAGCTTACCGGCGTGACCTCGGCCATGGAGTACAGGAGGGAAGGCTCCCAAACCTATACCGCCATTACGGGTGCGGAGGTTACGGGACTCGGCGCCGGTACGTATTTTGTCCGGTATCGGGCAACCGATTCTCTTAACGCCAGCCCTGATAAGGAAGTCGTAATTCCGCAAGGGCCCGCGCTGCAGCCAGGCGCAAGCTTAACCGGTCCTTCGGCGCCAGTGTACGCGGGTCAACCGGTTAACCTTACAGTCGGTGTAAACGGCTTGACGCATAATTTTAATATGCTGAGCGTGGAGCTGAAGTACGATCCGGCCGTGATCGCGTTTGCGACCTCATTGAACGATGGCGTCAACGTCTTGGATGAAGGTGCGGTTACGTCTTCGCGGACGGGGCTCCAGGTTGTCGAGACCGCCGTTAAGCCGGAAACCGGGGAGATCCTGATCATTATGGGACTCACGGGAAGCTTCTTGACGGGAGACGGACCGTTGTTCGTTCTTCAAGGCCATGCCAAGGCAGATGCCGCTGCCACAACGACAACGATTGCGGTAACCAAGCAGGAAATGGTCGGCGACGAGGGCCATTATTCGCTGCTCGACACCGCTCAGGCCAAGGCGGACATTCAAGTCGTTCAAGTAGACAAGACGGCATTGATTGCTGCCATTGGGACCGCACAAGCGCTGCATGACGGGGCATCCGAAGGCAATCAACAGGGACAATATCCGAATGGCTCCAAAGCAACGCTGCAGGCCGCAATCGATGTTGCATCGGCCGTGGCGCAGAACGGAGCGGCAACGACGGCAGACGTCGCTCAGGCGCTAGTCGCATTGGATGACGCCGTAACCGTATTCAGCGGCTCGATGATCCAGATCGATAAAGCGGCATTGAATACGGCCATTGCGGAGGCCGGGCAAGCATTGAGCGCTGCAGTCGAAGGATCGGCGCCGGGCCAATATCCGGCAGGTACGAAGGCAACGCTGCAAGCTGCGATTAACGCTGCTATTGTTGTCCGCGACCGCGCGGCGGTAACGCAATCCGAAGTGGACCTGGCCGTATCGACCTTAACGACGGCAACGAGCACGTTCAGAGCAAGCGTGAATCCGACGACGACGCCTTCGGTCGATCTGAGCGCATTAAATCAAGCAATCGCCACCGCCCAAGCCAAAGCTGCAAAGGCAACGGCGGGCAATAAAGTCGGTCAATATCCGGCGGCTGCAATCACGGATCTTCAAGCAACCATCGTAGCGGCGAACGCGGTGAAGAGCAGCGGCGGCGCCTCGCAGTCGACGGTGGATGCAGCGACGGCGGCATTGAACGCGGCAATATCGACGTTCGCTTCAAAGATCGTGACGCTTGTACCCGGAGCGACATCCATTACGATTCAGGATCTGTCGATCATCGCTAAATATTACGGCGTCAAGAAGGATCAGCCTGGCTGGGATCAGGTAGAGAAGGCCGACTTGTTCGATCATCACGAGATTACGATTCTCGAACTGGCGGCTGTAGCGCGCATGATCGTAGGGAATTGGCTGCAGCAATAA
- a CDS encoding GNAT family N-acetyltransferase, with protein MFHSLTWQPEIHEYLPGWNVSKEQREEWLINYEIPGNKQFLSAVSEGGEIGELRLRLGIILKGTGNFIGWCCTGIKDELPTPNREIMFAISKDHRGKGYTTQAAQGLVHYLFENTNVEVLNAISLLRNIPSNRVIQKCGFIFQNIIEVDSERYNCYRLRKSEWEPLHSSLS; from the coding sequence ATGTTTCATTCGTTAACATGGCAACCTGAAATCCATGAATACTTGCCTGGTTGGAATGTATCTAAGGAACAAAGAGAAGAGTGGCTTATAAACTACGAAATTCCAGGAAATAAACAGTTTTTAAGTGCTGTATCGGAAGGTGGGGAGATTGGTGAACTCCGTCTTCGTCTGGGAATTATATTAAAAGGTACGGGAAATTTTATCGGTTGGTGCTGTACTGGAATTAAAGACGAATTGCCGACACCGAACCGCGAGATTATGTTTGCAATTTCGAAAGATCATAGAGGTAAGGGTTATACAACGCAAGCTGCACAAGGATTAGTCCATTATTTATTTGAAAATACGAACGTCGAGGTACTCAATGCTATTTCTCTTTTGCGTAACATCCCATCAAACAGAGTAATACAGAAATGTGGATTTATTTTTCAAAATATAATTGAGGTTGATAGCGAAAGATATAATTGTTACAGGCTCAGAAAAAGCGAGTGGGAACCGTTGCATAGTTCGCTAAGCTAA
- a CDS encoding DUF7674 family protein: MANEMVYTTVIDELLISIPELKPLYAENTHIWSDGYLPYVVFGLVVVPTMEELLKYDWQSPVLKRIFDFIEIMMQSKHNDVQTLAAIEIAEWLAYEENTVIRTNAIKLMGRKTLKEMNGMMNWRPNH, translated from the coding sequence GTGGCAAATGAAATGGTATACACCACTGTTATAGATGAACTCTTAATTTCAATACCTGAACTAAAGCCACTCTACGCTGAAAATACGCATATCTGGTCCGACGGCTATCTGCCATATGTAGTCTTTGGTTTGGTTGTCGTTCCAACAATGGAAGAACTTCTTAAATATGATTGGCAAAGCCCCGTGTTAAAACGGATTTTCGATTTTATAGAGATAATGATGCAAAGTAAGCACAATGATGTTCAAACACTCGCCGCGATAGAAATTGCAGAGTGGTTAGCTTATGAAGAGAACACTGTCATTCGGACAAATGCGATAAAGTTGATGGGACGAAAAACACTTAAAGAAATGAACGGAATGATGAACTGGAGGCCAAATCATTGA
- a CDS encoding SMI1/KNR4 family protein: MDYSETIRKMKDDGVVFAEGLTESEFVLIEQKYDFCFPPDLKEFLSITLPTSNQFINWRDMSKRNVQLIQERFDWCLQGMLFDVEHNNFWLQEWGVKPVDLEAAKGKCIVQYRNAPKLIPIYSHRYIPETPFEAGNPILSVHQTDIIYYGENLHSYLMVEFDLKKYDQIDFYSIKRIPFWSDIIEMWETEI; this comes from the coding sequence ATGGATTATTCTGAAACGATACGTAAAATGAAGGATGATGGAGTTGTCTTTGCAGAAGGATTGACTGAATCAGAGTTTGTATTAATCGAACAAAAATACGATTTTTGCTTTCCACCAGATTTAAAGGAGTTCCTATCAATTACTTTACCTACTTCAAACCAGTTTATTAATTGGAGAGATATGAGCAAACGTAATGTTCAATTGATACAGGAAAGATTTGATTGGTGTTTGCAGGGCATGTTGTTCGATGTTGAACACAACAACTTTTGGTTACAGGAATGGGGAGTTAAGCCAGTTGATTTAGAAGCAGCCAAGGGAAAGTGTATTGTACAGTATCGCAATGCACCCAAATTAATACCGATTTATTCACACAGATATATCCCAGAAACTCCTTTTGAAGCAGGCAATCCAATCCTTTCTGTTCATCAGACTGACATTATTTATTATGGTGAAAACCTGCACTCATATCTCATGGTCGAGTTCGATTTAAAGAAATATGATCAAATAGATTTTTACAGTATCAAAAGGATACCTTTTTGGAGCGATATTATTGAAATGTGGGAAACGGAAATATGA
- a CDS encoding phosphotransferase gives MGGTNVWDAEWEVNEEQARALIGRQFPQLSSKQVKRLGWGWDNTVFLIGDEYVFRFPRRTIAVGSIRMEGKLLPMLEAYMTIPYPKPLFYGEASDGYPAPFLGYAYVPGDFPIGLTEERRALSAETLAKFLRRLHGFPVQTALKCGVQQDHRSLTDIASRKVKLAGFLSKMVEHLSPEESGVIEAYISRLQTDRVEAVNAMLHGDLHFKNMLVNEKGIVSGIIDWGDLSVGHPACDLSVAYSFLPPYARGVFFETYGGADEETKLLARLIAVYIPVLILMQAVDDGNEAIAAEAKSNIMRALSD, from the coding sequence GTGGGAGGAACGAATGTATGGGATGCGGAGTGGGAAGTTAACGAAGAGCAGGCGCGGGCGCTGATCGGCAGACAATTCCCTCAGCTGTCATCGAAGCAAGTGAAGCGATTGGGCTGGGGCTGGGACAATACGGTTTTTCTCATCGGTGACGAGTACGTGTTCCGGTTTCCAAGAAGAACGATTGCAGTTGGCTCGATTCGTATGGAAGGGAAGCTGCTACCGATGCTGGAGGCTTATATGACCATCCCCTATCCGAAACCGTTGTTTTATGGCGAAGCAAGTGACGGATACCCGGCACCATTTCTTGGCTATGCCTACGTGCCAGGAGATTTCCCAATCGGTTTGACGGAAGAACGCCGAGCTTTATCGGCAGAGACGTTGGCGAAATTTTTGCGGAGATTGCATGGGTTCCCTGTGCAGACGGCGCTGAAGTGCGGAGTTCAGCAAGATCATCGAAGCTTGACGGACATTGCATCGCGCAAGGTGAAATTGGCGGGCTTTCTATCGAAGATGGTTGAACACTTGTCGCCGGAGGAGTCCGGTGTGATCGAAGCGTATATTAGCAGGTTACAAACGGACCGTGTCGAGGCGGTGAATGCAATGCTACATGGCGATCTTCATTTCAAAAATATGCTTGTGAATGAGAAAGGGATCGTTTCCGGCATCATTGATTGGGGCGATCTGAGCGTAGGCCATCCTGCTTGCGATTTGAGCGTTGCTTACAGCTTTTTACCACCTTACGCTCGCGGCGTGTTTTTCGAAACGTACGGAGGAGCGGACGAGGAAACGAAGCTGCTGGCGCGGCTGATCGCGGTATACATCCCCGTACTGATCTTAATGCAAGCGGTCGATGACGGGAATGAAGCGATTGCGGCAGAGGCAAAATCCAACATCATGCGGGCACTGTCGGATTAG
- a CDS encoding nucleotidyltransferase domain-containing protein yields the protein MILEKVINRIVIQSEYKDFVDKYIDNILTEFKGKIHSIYMCGSIPKGTAKPFESDADFTIVCVNPKDIDYERLSNIKDRLLEEYPVVTKIDTIICSIDDVLNKPNEWGFWVKIICVCIYGHDVGEKVPPIIISPAFIIDLNTETKNEVDRIHRLLSNASDNTMQTRYIKGYSKRLIRALYSLVLEDTGVWQDDINKMKNALLNYCEIDSALVNYLYACYLDSNVPVEEFLGIADEVYSYFENALNAIAASRTSFG from the coding sequence ATGATATTAGAAAAAGTTATTAATAGAATTGTAATACAAAGTGAATATAAGGATTTTGTTGATAAGTATATAGATAACATACTTACCGAATTTAAAGGTAAGATTCATAGCATTTATATGTGTGGCTCGATTCCAAAAGGAACTGCTAAACCTTTTGAGTCAGATGCAGACTTTACTATTGTATGTGTAAATCCCAAAGATATTGATTACGAAAGATTGTCAAATATTAAAGACAGGCTGCTGGAAGAATATCCAGTAGTGACTAAGATTGATACGATTATTTGCTCGATTGACGATGTATTAAATAAACCAAATGAGTGGGGGTTTTGGGTTAAGATTATTTGTGTTTGCATATATGGTCATGACGTTGGTGAAAAAGTACCACCGATAATTATTTCTCCAGCGTTCATTATAGACTTAAATACAGAGACCAAGAACGAAGTAGATCGTATACATCGTTTACTTTCTAATGCTAGTGATAACACAATGCAAACTAGATATATTAAAGGTTACTCTAAGAGATTAATTCGTGCATTATACTCTTTGGTTTTAGAAGATACAGGTGTATGGCAAGATGACATTAATAAGATGAAGAATGCCCTATTAAACTATTGCGAGATTGACTCCGCTTTAGTTAATTATCTGTATGCTTGTTACTTGGATAGTAATGTACCTGTTGAAGAGTTTCTGGGAATTGCAGATGAAGTATATAGCTATTTTGAGAACGCCTTAAATGCAATTGCTGCTTCCAGAACTTCCTTCGGCTAA
- a CDS encoding SDR family oxidoreductase has translation MKSVRNIIEKEVVSVTRIKDKVVIITGASGGIGEATAMLLAESGAQVVLGARRLDQLEAIASRIEKSGGKAAYQVADVRRSEDLSELVQLAHEKFGKLDVLINNAGVMPMSPFDDLRIEEWGNMIDINIKGVLYGIAAALPTFRKQRSGHFINIASTAAYRILPNMSVYAGTKLAVRAISEGLRQEAGDKLRVTIVSPGFTSTPGSTNSDALEAIKDPEMKAKLEAYQNIALSPYAIAKAIAFAIEQPEEVDVSEIVVRPTAQG, from the coding sequence ATGAAATCTGTAAGAAATATTATAGAGAAAGAAGTGGTGAGTGTGACCCGAATAAAAGATAAAGTAGTAATAATTACAGGCGCAAGTGGCGGGATCGGTGAAGCAACTGCAATGCTGCTTGCCGAGAGCGGAGCACAAGTCGTACTTGGCGCACGGCGATTGGATCAGCTTGAAGCTATAGCTAGCCGCATTGAGAAGTCTGGTGGCAAGGCAGCTTATCAAGTTGCTGACGTGAGGCGATCCGAAGATCTTTCGGAGCTAGTTCAATTGGCACACGAAAAATTTGGAAAGCTTGATGTTCTTATCAACAATGCCGGTGTCATGCCGATGTCTCCCTTTGACGATCTGCGGATCGAAGAATGGGGAAATATGATCGACATCAACATTAAAGGCGTTCTATATGGGATAGCAGCAGCACTACCCACCTTTCGGAAACAGCGTTCCGGACATTTTATTAATATTGCTTCCACGGCAGCCTATCGCATTCTGCCTAATATGTCGGTTTATGCAGGCACAAAGCTTGCCGTTCGTGCGATTTCTGAGGGCCTGCGTCAAGAAGCCGGCGATAAACTTCGCGTAACGATCGTCTCACCGGGATTCACAAGCACACCTGGATCCACAAATTCGGATGCCCTGGAAGCCATAAAGGACCCGGAGATGAAGGCCAAACTCGAAGCTTATCAGAACATCGCGTTATCCCCCTACGCTATCGCTAAAGCTATTGCGTTCGCTATTGAGCAACCAGAAGAGGTGGACGTCAGTGAAATCGTGGTCCGCCCCACAGCGCAAGGATAG